A portion of the Aricia agestis chromosome 1, ilAriAges1.1, whole genome shotgun sequence genome contains these proteins:
- the LOC121730497 gene encoding uncharacterized protein LOC121730497 encodes MLRAKLTAFPGAVYDKEPVGVCAAPQLSDLTEATEPDLGGAPRTAARPGAIDTSGSSRDTRHKIAPSPVAEDDETDVSLLLVAATGDAGDADIVDLLAREALGPERPAAAPPAVLPAVPPAARGPTIVSDTTTGDSTVDYVENTPLDVLERGDRPSFDNRDVENFFSRHLAENGDRDVAVSPALARRINRSSLESSAGDVASTPSSAHGSRGVDRDVLDCLSKMLDEVCEHLDRCVGYLRADERRDARPTIEDVADPSGAGPSERRVEERASKKIKLKFAARSPRVARKGGKGGPRRRRDVSEPAPRSTRVENDNRDPEVNPHEVIREKRSKNSCDEAPPCRTPQTRRKRKLYSPKDVVDDSASIAPRESEADGCKKFLDAPYKEIENIRNKSLIESRKKIRTPLSSVPPRAQRLNDIFDSLKNTIEGERNITLVARNTRNRGAVYNFPSDSDDEDFRAKENAVATGRRKKRPARKPPAGRTRRRPAGRGAKRDRPPVELERARTAPSSPLEISFEAERPREPAGGDPEPAGTSQPAMEFVATDRDDGDAIEKRSARPRRKRRDPERPSESRGSNISTSARPVDGDVTGSPLPGLVVEEIRAADDVNAASICNLEGLDITADRLALDRSLSSPADTRPRSRLERNSPDAAPSGSRAGKKRQLSTRKRKPADAPVKRCPRLPAPETRASTDDADRRAADSDTGSERSIATLGKSPITAHGDVDEAPPSARLLARPLTERRAIEAVDLSETLRAYYDELAGEIERRGGTSGGSSGGGSVSNQSPVVLVARLSPEVIGGWTPARLASARSSSGVVASRPTSRGVASDARRERISTISPILPFGDGDVGRGRTSARSREGSGAAKEPARQPRSRRSGSTPSSGGYDPRSSRRGRRGRAGAASPAGKVALAHDDVRSESQIGSEDSPSPAESRSTKRRRLSAMPSRADAASAVSEWVWRSGRDASPEYVAGDAASRARAAADAVLEKLDTTLQEIHHNTSTKLVSMFVEVGRGAAALRAERERLYRAAVRDVLVDVVAVIDAKFTDLERRCGEATAAWERGVRAAARGVLRDDCRQKRDLLALVRDDLRADQRAAPRSTR; translated from the exons ATG CTCCGGGCCAAGCTGACGGCCTTCCCCGGCGCCGTGTACGACAAGGAGCCGGTCGGCGTGTGCGCCGCGCCGCAGCTCTCCGACCTCACCGAGGCCACCGAGCCCGACCTCGGCGGTGCCCCGCGGACTGCGGCCCGCCCCGGCGCGATAGACACGAGCGGCTCCTCCCGGGATACCCGACACAAAATCGCTCCGTCCCCCGTCGCCGAGGACGACGAGACTGACGTGAGCCTCCTGCTCGTCGCCGCGACCGGGGACGCCGGGGACGCGGACATCGTCGACCTGCTGGCTCGGGAGGCGCTGGGGCCCGAGCGCCCGGCCGCCGCCCCGCCCGCCGTCCTGCCCGCCGTCCCGCCCGCCGCGCGGGGGCCGACGATCGTCAGCGACACGACCACCGGCGACTCCACCGTCGACTACGTCGAGAACACCCCGCTCGACGTCCTCGAGCGCGGCGACCGGCCGAGCTTCGACAACCGAGACGTAGAAAACTTTTTCTCCCGCCATCTGGCCGAGAACGGAGACCGCGACGTCGCGGTGAGCCCCGCGCTCGCGAGGAGGATCAACAGGAGCAGCTTGGAGTCCAGCGCCGGCGACGTCGCTTCGACGCCGAGCTCGGCCCACGGTAGTCGCGGGGTGGACCGGGACGTTTTGGATTGTTTGAGTAAAATGTTGGATGAAGTTTGCGAACATTTAGATAGATGCGTGGGCTACCTCCGGGCGGACGAGCGCCGCGACGCGAGACCGACGATCGAAGACGTCGCCGATCCGAGCGGCGCCGGACCGAGCGAGAGGAGAGTCGAGGAGAGAGCATCGaagaaaataaaacttaaattcgCTGCGAGGAGTCCGAGAGTCGCTAGGAAGGGTGGGAAGGGTGGGCCCCGGAGGAGGAGAGACGTATCGGAGCCGGCTCCGCGATCCACTCGGGTAGAAAACGACAATCGGGACCCGGAGGTGAATCCGCACGAGGTGATCCGTGAAAAACGATCGAAAAATAGTTGTGACGAAGCGCCTCCCTGTAGAACTCCGCAGACGCGCCGCAAGAGAAAGTTATACTCGCCGAAGGACGTCGTGGACGATAGCGCTTCGATCGCCCCCCGGGAGAGCGAGGCCGACGGGTGTAAGAAATTTTTGGACGCGCCCTACAAGGAGATCGagaacataagaaataaatcTTTGATCGAGAGTCGCAAAAAGATTCGAACGCCGCTGTCGAGCGTCCCCCCGCGGGCTCAGAGATTGAACGACATCTTCGACAGTTTAAAAAATACGATCGAGGGCGAAAGGAACATCACCCTCGTCGCCCGAAACACCCGGAACAGGGGGGCCGTCTACAACTTCCCCAGCGACAGCGACGACGAGGACTTCCGGGCGAAGGAGAACGCGGTCGCGACCGGACGGCGCAAAAAGCGGCCGGCGAGGAAGCCGCCCGCGGGCCGAACCCGACGGAGGCCCGCCGGGAGAGGCGCCAAACGGGACCGACCGCCCGTCGAGCTGGAGCGAGCGCGGACGGCTCCGTCGAGTCCTTTGGAAATATCCTTCGAAGCGGAGCGGCCCAGGGAGCCGGCCGGCGGCGACCCCGAACCCGCGGGTACCTCGCAGCCCGCGATGGAATTCGTCGCGACTGACAGAGACGACGGGGACGCGATCGAAAAACGCAGCGCGAGGCCGCGTCGAAAACGGCGAGACCCCGAGCGCCCTAGTGAAAGCCGAGGCTCGAATATATCGACGTCGGCCCGACCGGTCGACGGGGACGTCACCGGAAGCCCGCTGCCGGGGCTGGTCGTCGAGGAGATCCGCGCGGCTGACGACGTCAACGCCGCGTCGATTTGCAACCTGGAGGGCCTCGACATCACCGCGGACCGGCTCGCGCTCGATAGATCGCTTAGCTCACCGGCCGACACGCGACCCCGCTCCCGGCTCGAGCGGAATTCGCCCGACGCCGCGCCGAGCGGGAGCCGAGCCGGGAAAAAACGTCAACTATCCACGCGGAAAAGAAAGCCGGCCGACGCTCCGGTGAAACGGTGCCCCCGATTACCCGCTCCCGAAACGAGGGCGTCGACCGACGACGCCGACCGCCGCGCCGCCGACTCGGACACCGGCTCCGAGAGGTCCATCGCCACGCTCGGGAAGTCGCCGATAACGGCCCACGGGGACGTCGACGAGGCGCCGCCGAGCGCGCGCCTGCTGGCCCGCCCGCTCACCGAGCGCCGGGCCATCGAGGCGGTCGACCTGAGCGAGACGCTGCGGGCCTACTACGACGAGCTCGCCGGGGAGATCGAGCGCCGGGGGGGGACGAGCGGCGGCAGCTCGGGGGGCGGCTCGGTTTCGAACCAATCTCCGGTCGTCCTCGTGGCCCGGCTGTCCCCGGAGGTCATCGGCGGGTGGACGCCGGCCCGTCTCGCCTCGGCCCGAAGCTCCTCCGGCGTCGTCGCGTCCCGGCCGACGTCGAGAGGGGTCGCCTCCGACGCGCGCCGCGAGCGCATCTCGACGATATCGCCGATCCTGCCGTTCGGTGACGGCGACGTCGGTCGCGGGAGGACGAGCGCACGGTCGCGCGAGGGGAGCGGCGCCGCGAAGGAGCCGGCCCGGCAACCTCGTAGCCGGCGGAGCGGCAGCACGCCGAGCTCCGGCGGGTACGACCCGAGAAGTAGCCGCCGAGGCCGCCGAGGCCGCGCGGGAGCGGCCAGCCCGGCCGGGAAGGTCGCGCTCGCGCACGACGACGTCCGAAGCGAGTCGCAGATCGGCTCGGAGGATTCGCCGTCACCCGCCGAGAGCCGCTCGACGAAGAGGAGGAGGCTGTCGGCGATGCCGTCGCGCGCCGACGCCGCGTCCGCCGTCAGCGAGTGGGTGTGGAGGAGCGGCCGGGACGCCTCGCCCGAAT ACGTGGCGGGGGACGCCGCCTCGCGGGCGCGGGCCGCCGCAGACGCCGTGCTCGAGAAGCTCGACACCACCCTGCAGGAGATACATCACAACACCAGTACCAA GTTGGTGAGCATGTTCGTGGAGGTGGGTCGGGGCGCGGCGGCGCTGCGGGCGGAGCGCGAGCGGCTGTACCGCGCGGCGGTGCGCGACGTGCTCGTCGACGTCGTCGCCGTCATCGACGCCAAGTTCACGGACCTGGAGCGCAG GTGCGGCGAGGCGACGGCGGCGTGGGAGCGCGGggtgcgggcggcggcgcgcggcgtgctGCGCGACGACTGCCGACAGAAGCGCGACCTGCTGGCGCTGGTGCGCGACGACCTGCGCGCCGACcagcgcgccgcgccgcgcagcACGCGCTAG